Below is a genomic region from Argiope bruennichi chromosome 3, qqArgBrue1.1, whole genome shotgun sequence.
CTTTAAAAAGCACGAAGAATAGAcagttcaaattttcattatttattattcaaattttaacatgaAGAATATTCTGAATTTGCAAGGAAACAATTAATAAcgatattcataatttaattctcTTTCCATTTTTATCCTAATGaggaaatataattcataaacatccatttttcaatcatttgtcGCTAATAGCAACAAATTTTAAACGGAGagattatttcttttagaattgcTTAAAGTGAGAGAACCATTATTATCTATTGTAATAATTGGAGTGACGTCATAAACGTAGACAGTTCGTcgatgaataaatattaattgaaaacgtCGCAGATTTCACTTTTGGTCTAGATGTAAGTATTTTATAACTagcaaaattgcaaatatattgatataagaatttaaaactgatacagaatatgatgataaaaacaaataatgaagaAGTACTAAAGAAATCAAGTTGAATGTAGTGTGGTGTTTAAAGTAATACAAGCTTGATGATCAATATGTTAACATCTGATTGTGAAAAattcgaatgaaatattttcaagatcAAGAGAAGTGCAATAACTATTAAAGCAtttgagtaaaaaataatgtacttttggccttataataatgtttaaaaaaatggcacatcgcttcttttcaaaattctaacttttcaaagcgtcaatgatttttatttcatgtgtattatGTGCAAAATGtgattgcatgaaaatattttttttgacatgaaaatatttttttgtgatattagtCATTGATTTTATTTGTCAACAGTTTATGTGAATCTTCCCAACTTTCTCAAAAAGCAGAGAGAGAAATACGAAAGTAAATCTTCCACTatgaaataaatcttcaaaagaCATAATTGAATTTCTccataataaaattctaatgcttacgaagaaaataaatgcaaatctcAATGAACATAATTCAAACAATGTAATTAAAGTGACAAAACCGCCATTTCAGAGCTTTAAAAACACAGTCACTTATGGCTTCATCCCTTTATGTTTTAGCAAAGATGAAGTCATCTTCAACATCCAAGAGCAAAACGTTTTGGATTATAATACTTGCCGTTGGGCTTATAGGAAGTTCGTATGAAAGTTGgagattttttaatttctattttacacACCCAATAGTCGTTAGTCTAAAAGTAGAGCAACAAAAAAGTTTAGAATTTCCTGCCGTAAGTTTCTGCAATTTTAATAGAGTGTTGGATATtggtaaaaatgcattttcattctATGGTACTCCTCTATTAATGTCGGAGCGAAGGAGCTTGTTTTCGTGCAAGAATGGAACAACATCTTCCGATGATATGAGAAGAGCTCTGAAGAAGTACTACCTATCGAGTGCAAAAGTTCGCTATTCTATCGGACCTAAGCCTAAACAATTGATAAGAAAGTGCACATTTGATAACAAGCTGTGTTCTGAGAACGATattatactatttcaaaatttccgCTATGGCAATTGCATTACTTTTAATAAACGTAGAAAGGATGCTCATCTTCTAACAACAGCAAAAACTGGTCCTGGAACTGGTCTAGTATTGGATTTATCTGTAAATATCGGGGATTATTGGCGATATACGGAATCCATTGGAGTAAGGGTAGTAATCCATGATCCGGATGCCACACCCAGTTCTGAAGATGAAGGATTCAACGTAAGTCCTGGCTATGAAATTTCGATATCCCTAAAACAGACAGTAAATCACAGACTTCCAGCTCCTTTCAAagacaaatgttttaattataaagttgGTGAAAAATCTTCGGcgagtaataaaaatgaatgcatccGAGCTTGCATACAAGCACAAAACTATGCCCAATGTGGCTGTATTGACCAAACTTTAACAGTTACGAACGATCTGTCACCTTGCAACCTGCTGAATAATACTGAGATGTGTTGTTTGAATGAAGTTCTTGACAATATGGCCAACATTGGACCGATTTGTGATTGTTTTCTACCATGTAAATCGGTCCAATACAATGAAGTTCTGTCAAAATCACTTTTCCTTCAAGAAAGAGATactccaaaaaaatataaaagtactctaaggctaaatatattttattctagtttGGAGAAAATTGTGTACGAGCAAAAGCCAATGTTTGAAGGAAGTGAGATCTTTGGCTATTTAGGTGGAGAATTAGGATTATGGTTGGGTTTATCTGTAATTGCTGTTTTCGAGCTTTTGGGAAGGATGGCTTCATTTGGAAAACATATGCTTCAAAGAGAATTTTTGAAGAAGATTTAAGTGCTTTATTTGAAGAATAGATATGCCAACCACTTATAAAAGCAGTTTAAAtcgttatttatctttgaaaattggTCGATACAACTTATTTATGAAATGCAACaactaaatatagtttttattatatttcatcatattttcatTCTGTATATAATTAGAGTTGTTTCAAGTGAAGTTTTGCATTTAATCATATGTCTCTGTTAcagttatttttttgtttagttaagtttttctcatattgatttaGACAATCCATTAAATGAATGCATGCGGATggttatatcttttaattattcatattatgtCAATAGCATGattgaattattgtaaaaaattcttttgcttcaaaattctgcaaaagatcaacttttcaatttctttgaatttattcatCTTTAAAGTTTGAAGGCAAAAAATTAGCcttcagtgaaaaataaaaatgatccaCCTTGATATATttagtagataaaatttattattctttgcctattattattgattattttttatttctcctatACTAAATTCTTCAATGCATTCGCAGATGATCTctgacactttaaaaaaattaacttctaaacaagatgaaagaaacattttaaattggtTAATTATTTCACCAAATATGTTTTCGAGCTAATACTCATTTCTCTAAGGATAATATATTAAATcacaatatgtttttcaaaatcctaattgtgaaaataaattgcttcgtatttttttctttttggcaaCTAAAAATTCCTTGAAActgttcataaaatttgaatattatttctttcaccaatttaaaaatttatgtggaatttattaatatcataCTGAATAAGACTTATTAGATTGATCTTTTTGAATAAAGATATAATAtagtgagcaaaaaaaaaaaaagtatttgtataccaagtgaaattgttttatcacttaatacttaaataaacataaaaggagctacgaataaaaaaatatacactacatttacaa
It encodes:
- the LOC129962806 gene encoding degenerin mec-10-like, translating into MSERRSLFSCKNGTTSSDDMRRALKKYYLSSAKVRYSIGPKPKQLIRKCTFDNKLCSENDIILFQNFRYGNCITFNKRRKDAHLLTTAKTGPGTGLVLDLSVNIGDYWRYTESIGVRVVIHDPDATPSSEDEGFNVSPGYEISISLKQTVNHRLPAPFKDKCFNYKVGEKSSASNKNECIRACIQAQNYAQCGCIDQTLTVTNDLSPCNLLNNTEMCCLNEVLDNMANIGPICDCFLPCKSVQYNEVLLEKIVYEQKPMFEGSEIFGYLGGELGLWLGLSVIAVFELLGRMASFGKHMLQREFLKKI